In Arctopsyche grandis isolate Sample6627 chromosome 13, ASM5162203v2, whole genome shotgun sequence, one DNA window encodes the following:
- the LOC143921457 gene encoding uncharacterized protein LOC143921457 isoform X1 has protein sequence MDVMEFPMQCRLCLCSAPAESFISIHENPRPHLAKRIWTCCQLQVQKGDSLPDTICRCCNNNLELLISFRKVCLRSDEISKLKLNKQVNIKQEEVLLEDLLWENEFDVPLQPNVDNTLVKDDINELELGASAEINSEPKFHISGGKKTFCNNNPNEKLALFKCDICLKSFNKTADLKTHKKTHTEEKSYKCDICLKSFVLKSNFTKHIKIHTGLKAYKCDTCLKSFVQKGCLIRHIKSHTGLKPYKCDICLKTFSRKNYLVNHERRHAGKKLFTRFKCDICSKSFNQTADLKTHKKTHTKDKLYKCDICFKTFSQTIYLVKHKKTHTGLKPYNCDICLKSFAQKAYLFRHAKTHSKPKSYKCDICLKSFTNTYRLEIHKITHTVIKSYKCDICFKSFAQKCYLSVHNRIHTGEQPYKCDICSKSFVHKSYLIRHIKTHTGFKPYKCGICSKSFPRKTHLVNHERLHTGKKPHECDICLKSFFDIRYLTLHMRCHTGEKPYKCDNCLKSFAQKSYLIKHIKTHTGLKPYKCDICLKSFASKSHLAMHNTTHTGEKPYQCALCSKFFAHKISLIRHIKSHTVPKTGL, from the exons GTCCAAAAAGGTGACAGTTTGCCAGATACAATATGTCGTTGTTGTaacaacaatctggaattgctcatCAGTTTTCGAAAAGTTTGTCTTCGAAGTGACGAAATTTCAAAACTAAAGTTAAACAAGCAAGTGAATATCAAACAGGAAGAAGTTCTACTTGAAGATTTATTATGGGAAAATGAGTTTGATGTTCCTTTGCAACCGAACGTTGACAACACCCTTGTTAAAGACGATATAAATGAATTAGAATTGGGTGCCTCAGCAGAAATCAATTCGGAGCCAAAATTCCAT ataAGCGGAGGAAAGAAGACATTTTGTAATAACAATCCAAACGAAAAACTCGCActtttcaaatgtgatatttgtttaaaatccttTAATAAAACAGCTGACCTCAAGACACATAAAAAGACTCACACTGAGGAAAAGTCATATAAATGTGAcatctgtttaaaatcattcgttCTAAAATCCAACTTTACGAAACACATCAAAATTCACACTGGATTAAaagcatacaaatgtgacacttGTTTAAAGTCGTTCGTTCAAAAGGGTTGTCTCATTAGACACATTAAAAGTCACACCGGGttgaaaccatacaaatgtgatatttgtttaaaaacatttagtCGAAAAAATTACCTTGTAAATCACGAAAGACGCCATGCTGGAAAAAAACTTTTCACAcgtttcaaatgtgatatttgttcaaaatcctTTAATCAAACAGCTGACCTCAAGACACATAAAAAGACTCATACTAAGGATAAGttatataaatgtgatatttgtttcaaaACTTTCTCTCAAACAATTTATCTCGTTAAACACAAGAAAACTCACACTGGGTTGAAACCATACaattgtgatatttgtttaaaatcattcgctCAAAAAGCTTATCTCTTTAGACACGCTAAAACTCATTCGAAGCCaaaatcatacaaatgtgacatttgtttaaaatcattcactaaTACATATCGTCTTGAAATACACAAAATAACCCATACTgtgataaaatcatacaaatgtgacatttgtttcaaatcgttTGCTCAAAAATGTTACCTTTCAGTGCACAACAGAATCCATACAGGAGaacaaccatacaaatgtgacatttgttctaAATCTTTCGTTCATAAAAGTTATCTCATTAGACACATTAAAACCCATACGGGGTTTAAACCATATAAATGTGGCatatgttcaaaatcatttcctCGAAAAACTCATCTCGTAAATCACGAAAGACTCCACACTGGAAAAAAACCGCacgaatgtgatatttgtttaaaatcattttttgacATACGTTACCTCACATTACATATGAGATGTCATACCggggaaaaaccatacaaatgtgataattgtttaaaatcattcgctCAAAAATCTTATCTCATTAAACACATTAAAACTCATACTGGGCTAAAACCGTACAAATGTGACATATGTTTGAAATCATTCGCTAGTAAATCTCACCTTGCGATGCACAATACAACTCATACTGGAgaaaaaccataccaatgtgCTCTTTGCTCTAAATTCTTTGCTCATAAAATTTCTCTTATTAGACACATAAAATCTCACACTGTGCCAAAAACAGGGCTGTAG
- the LOC143921457 gene encoding uncharacterized protein LOC143921457 isoform X2 codes for MEFPMQCRLCLCSAAAQSFVSIHEDRHAYLAKRISSCCQLQVQKGDSLPDTICRCCNNNLELLISFRKVCLRSDEISKLKLNKQVNIKQEEVLLEDLLWENEFDVPLQPNVDNTLVKDDINELELGASAEINSEPKFHISGGKKTFCNNNPNEKLALFKCDICLKSFNKTADLKTHKKTHTEEKSYKCDICLKSFVLKSNFTKHIKIHTGLKAYKCDTCLKSFVQKGCLIRHIKSHTGLKPYKCDICLKTFSRKNYLVNHERRHAGKKLFTRFKCDICSKSFNQTADLKTHKKTHTKDKLYKCDICFKTFSQTIYLVKHKKTHTGLKPYNCDICLKSFAQKAYLFRHAKTHSKPKSYKCDICLKSFTNTYRLEIHKITHTVIKSYKCDICFKSFAQKCYLSVHNRIHTGEQPYKCDICSKSFVHKSYLIRHIKTHTGFKPYKCGICSKSFPRKTHLVNHERLHTGKKPHECDICLKSFFDIRYLTLHMRCHTGEKPYKCDNCLKSFAQKSYLIKHIKTHTGLKPYKCDICLKSFASKSHLAMHNTTHTGEKPYQCALCSKFFAHKISLIRHIKSHTVPKTGL; via the exons ATGGAATTTCCAATGCAGTGCAGACTTTGCTTGTGTTCTGCTGCAGCCCAGtctttcgtctccatccatgaaGATCGTCATGCATATTTGGCGAAACGCATTTCGTCCTGCTGTCAGCTGCAG GTCCAAAAAGGTGACAGTTTGCCAGATACAATATGTCGTTGTTGTaacaacaatctggaattgctcatCAGTTTTCGAAAAGTTTGTCTTCGAAGTGACGAAATTTCAAAACTAAAGTTAAACAAGCAAGTGAATATCAAACAGGAAGAAGTTCTACTTGAAGATTTATTATGGGAAAATGAGTTTGATGTTCCTTTGCAACCGAACGTTGACAACACCCTTGTTAAAGACGATATAAATGAATTAGAATTGGGTGCCTCAGCAGAAATCAATTCGGAGCCAAAATTCCAT ataAGCGGAGGAAAGAAGACATTTTGTAATAACAATCCAAACGAAAAACTCGCActtttcaaatgtgatatttgtttaaaatccttTAATAAAACAGCTGACCTCAAGACACATAAAAAGACTCACACTGAGGAAAAGTCATATAAATGTGAcatctgtttaaaatcattcgttCTAAAATCCAACTTTACGAAACACATCAAAATTCACACTGGATTAAaagcatacaaatgtgacacttGTTTAAAGTCGTTCGTTCAAAAGGGTTGTCTCATTAGACACATTAAAAGTCACACCGGGttgaaaccatacaaatgtgatatttgtttaaaaacatttagtCGAAAAAATTACCTTGTAAATCACGAAAGACGCCATGCTGGAAAAAAACTTTTCACAcgtttcaaatgtgatatttgttcaaaatcctTTAATCAAACAGCTGACCTCAAGACACATAAAAAGACTCATACTAAGGATAAGttatataaatgtgatatttgtttcaaaACTTTCTCTCAAACAATTTATCTCGTTAAACACAAGAAAACTCACACTGGGTTGAAACCATACaattgtgatatttgtttaaaatcattcgctCAAAAAGCTTATCTCTTTAGACACGCTAAAACTCATTCGAAGCCaaaatcatacaaatgtgacatttgtttaaaatcattcactaaTACATATCGTCTTGAAATACACAAAATAACCCATACTgtgataaaatcatacaaatgtgacatttgtttcaaatcgttTGCTCAAAAATGTTACCTTTCAGTGCACAACAGAATCCATACAGGAGaacaaccatacaaatgtgacatttgttctaAATCTTTCGTTCATAAAAGTTATCTCATTAGACACATTAAAACCCATACGGGGTTTAAACCATATAAATGTGGCatatgttcaaaatcatttcctCGAAAAACTCATCTCGTAAATCACGAAAGACTCCACACTGGAAAAAAACCGCacgaatgtgatatttgtttaaaatcattttttgacATACGTTACCTCACATTACATATGAGATGTCATACCggggaaaaaccatacaaatgtgataattgtttaaaatcattcgctCAAAAATCTTATCTCATTAAACACATTAAAACTCATACTGGGCTAAAACCGTACAAATGTGACATATGTTTGAAATCATTCGCTAGTAAATCTCACCTTGCGATGCACAATACAACTCATACTGGAgaaaaaccataccaatgtgCTCTTTGCTCTAAATTCTTTGCTCATAAAATTTCTCTTATTAGACACATAAAATCTCACACTGTGCCAAAAACAGGGCTGTAG